The proteins below are encoded in one region of Terriglobia bacterium:
- the bamD gene encoding outer membrane protein assembly factor BamD yields the protein MTLRTRIVLLILGLVATASFILLPGISNSPISLWASRKSTITTRSASAAKSPLAASSTLSRVSALSSSSESHDVLSGAPWTILRRTAPNQRTHDPNATSILMPFWQRLLDESSPQARELFETGLAYLRSGKYGEARLSFQTLVRAYSGDKAEPLGYWAIALSHYREGGDENLLLALDDFRNYLLFFPNDPNLQELAEAAQIDTTVIYRELMDSSLTEETKLGATRTSLQALTQFLNGYPNSPSSDLAKTQVAQIKQFLPAGSAPTIVLRMMRVFPNSTQGAPIEQYLVSGQVNTSVIAIKIVTQNQNQK from the coding sequence GTGACTTTGAGAACACGTATTGTTCTCCTCATCCTGGGCCTGGTCGCCACTGCTTCTTTCATTCTTCTTCCCGGCATCTCCAATAGTCCCATCAGCCTCTGGGCCTCCCGCAAGAGCACCATCACCACAAGGTCAGCATCAGCCGCAAAGTCACCATTAGCCGCAAGCTCAACTTTGAGCAGGGTATCTGCCCTCTCGTCGAGCTCGGAGTCACATGACGTTCTGTCCGGTGCACCCTGGACCATTCTCCGGAGAACCGCCCCAAACCAGCGCACCCATGATCCCAACGCGACTTCGATTTTGATGCCGTTCTGGCAGCGGCTTTTGGACGAGTCTTCACCCCAAGCCCGTGAGCTGTTCGAAACTGGGTTGGCTTATTTGCGAAGCGGCAAATATGGCGAAGCCAGGCTTTCCTTCCAAACTCTCGTTCGAGCTTATTCTGGCGATAAAGCGGAACCTCTGGGTTATTGGGCGATCGCGCTTAGCCATTATAGAGAGGGCGGAGACGAAAACCTCCTCCTTGCATTGGATGATTTCAGGAATTACTTGCTCTTCTTCCCTAACGACCCGAACCTGCAAGAACTTGCAGAAGCCGCGCAAATAGACACGACGGTTATCTATCGTGAACTGATGGATTCTTCCCTGACCGAGGAGACGAAGCTAGGTGCGACCAGGACAAGCCTTCAAGCGCTAACGCAGTTTCTAAATGGATATCCCAACAGCCCAAGTTCTGACTTGGCAAAAACTCAGGTGGCACAAATTAAGCAGTTTCTGCCAGCCGGCAGTGCGCCGACCATCGTCCTTAGGATGATGCGTGTCTTTCCAAACTCGACGCAGGGCGCCCCGATTGAGCAATATTTGGTAAGCGGGCAGGTAAACACGTCGGTTATAGCAATCAAGATCGTCACTCAAAACCAAAACCAAAAGTAA
- a CDS encoding minor capsid protein, which translates to MLLDDICGYLAENDYGTEGEDLFKSDLPEMPDAAIAVFEYRGQAPIRTSGGVAAEQPRFQIEVRDSDYEAGRLKIEGIKQLLDGLADQTLNDTRYVWIAALDEPFVLRRDEQGRTVFACNFEVLKERTTL; encoded by the coding sequence ATGCTGCTTGATGACATCTGTGGGTATCTGGCCGAAAACGATTACGGCACAGAGGGCGAAGACTTGTTCAAATCGGATCTTCCAGAGATGCCGGATGCGGCAATTGCAGTTTTTGAATATCGCGGTCAGGCGCCGATCAGAACGTCCGGGGGGGTCGCGGCGGAGCAGCCCAGATTCCAGATCGAGGTCCGGGATTCAGACTACGAGGCCGGCCGTCTGAAGATCGAAGGGATCAAGCAACTACTCGACGGCCTGGCGGACCAAACCTTGAACGATACGCGCTACGTATGGATCGCCGCGCTGGATGAGCCGTTTGTGTTGCGGCGGGACGAGCAGGGCCGCACGGTCTTTGCCTGCAACTTCGAGGTCTTAAAGGAACGCACCACATTATGA
- a CDS encoding PadR family transcriptional regulator, producing MGSQRSDLLQGTLDLLVLKTLDSIGPMHGYAIARRLQQASHDFLQVNQGSLYPALLRLGRRGWVTSKWGVTENNRKAKYYSVTKAGKKQLQREAECWDRMASVIYKVLQGT from the coding sequence ATGGGCTCACAGAGGTCCGACCTGCTTCAGGGTACGCTTGACCTTCTCGTGCTCAAAACCCTCGACAGCATCGGTCCGATGCACGGCTATGCGATTGCGCGCCGCCTTCAGCAGGCATCGCATGACTTCCTCCAAGTGAACCAGGGCTCACTTTACCCTGCGTTGCTGCGTCTTGGGAGGCGCGGATGGGTCACCTCGAAGTGGGGAGTGACCGAGAACAATCGCAAGGCCAAATATTACTCGGTAACGAAGGCCGGGAAAAAGCAGCTGCAGCGGGAAGCTGAATGCTGGGATCGCATGGCGTCCGTCATTTATAAGGTACTTCAGGGCACGTAG
- a CDS encoding ABC transporter permease yields the protein MTSKLRSLKAAIAGLFKRKLESEIDQELQFHVDQLAEDNVRAGMSRDEARRQALVAIGGIEQTKEECRDAIGIRLLCDLAQDLHYGFRQLGRSRGFTAVVVATLALGIGANTAVFSALDAVLLSPLPFPDQDRLVFIYGFALTTANFEQWKQASHSYDRFAAVSIGPAQWIGEDEPARVATADVSVDFLPLLGVRPVAGRWFAPDDFLPDADASVIVSERFWRSKLGGSPNIAGQRVNLDGRSCAVIGVMPARTPLPFPDRDFWLPLRAGSRARGVYALARLRSGTDAESARSEALALSMNLAPPGRIPKGHTPIQVVPLLDMLVGDTRTVLLVLAVAVGFVYLIACANVANLMLARTTARNMEISIRRALGASRSRLFRQLSTEALLLAALGAGIGLAASKWFLDIMTLLLPYRVPRIEQAGVNLPVLVFAASLAFLAALAFGLVPTFQGGRSSLQATLRETSLGLTDTRRRRTLRGVLVVAEISIALVLLIGAGLLIETFLRLRPANPGFNPRDKLVLDVRLGSNRYPSASQKLAFVSSALDRLRALPGVLGVGAASDLPFSGSTWLADITIDGQKVAGTSVGTLVFCRVITPGFLRLLEIPLAAGREFNENDASHAPGVAVVNQAFVRRFFQTNERAVLDRRITVDVGDGRNVEFSLIGVAHDARMFGNSSAARPELYLPLAQAGSATLSFVIHTDAPMEKAPILKQALRGDDRQLLIITVQSMEELLDSSVSYPRFNAALLGTLAALALLLALIGTYGVLSYTAGLRVREIGIRLALGAHRMQVVWLVLRQGLVLAGIGIFLGAVGAWGLTRYLASLLTEVKPTDGTTFAIAIAAWMFVAALACLVPAARAARVDPLRTLRSE from the coding sequence ATGACATCGAAACTCAGATCGTTGAAGGCTGCCATCGCGGGCCTGTTTAAGAGAAAGCTCGAGTCTGAGATCGACCAAGAACTGCAATTCCATGTCGACCAACTGGCCGAGGACAATGTGCGCGCGGGAATGAGTAGAGACGAGGCAAGGCGGCAGGCTCTGGTCGCGATCGGCGGCATAGAGCAGACCAAGGAGGAGTGTCGTGATGCGATTGGTATCCGACTCTTGTGTGATCTCGCCCAAGACCTGCACTACGGATTTCGCCAGTTGGGGCGCTCCCGGGGCTTCACCGCCGTCGTTGTCGCGACCCTGGCGCTCGGAATTGGTGCCAACACCGCAGTGTTCAGCGCGCTTGATGCCGTTCTGCTCAGCCCATTACCGTTCCCCGATCAGGATCGACTGGTGTTCATATATGGTTTCGCACTGACAACGGCGAATTTCGAACAATGGAAGCAGGCAAGCCACAGCTATGATCGCTTTGCGGCGGTATCGATTGGACCCGCCCAATGGATCGGCGAGGACGAACCGGCGCGCGTAGCGACGGCCGACGTCTCGGTGGATTTCCTGCCGCTACTCGGCGTAAGGCCGGTGGCAGGACGCTGGTTCGCCCCGGACGATTTCCTGCCCGACGCGGACGCCTCAGTGATCGTCAGCGAAAGGTTTTGGCGCAGCAAGTTGGGCGGAAGCCCCAATATCGCCGGCCAGCGTGTGAATCTCGACGGCAGGAGTTGTGCGGTAATCGGTGTGATGCCTGCGCGTACCCCTCTACCTTTTCCTGATCGCGATTTCTGGCTGCCCCTGCGTGCCGGCAGCCGGGCTCGCGGCGTCTATGCCTTGGCGCGGCTTCGATCGGGAACGGATGCCGAATCGGCACGCAGCGAGGCTCTGGCTTTATCCATGAATTTGGCTCCTCCCGGCCGCATTCCCAAGGGCCATACTCCGATTCAGGTTGTACCGTTGCTTGACATGCTAGTTGGCGACACGCGCACCGTGCTTCTTGTTTTAGCCGTCGCCGTCGGCTTTGTGTATCTGATTGCGTGCGCCAATGTTGCGAATCTTATGCTGGCCCGCACTACAGCTCGCAATATGGAAATCTCGATACGAAGGGCACTCGGTGCAAGCCGGAGCCGGCTGTTTCGCCAACTGAGCACCGAAGCCCTGTTGCTTGCCGCGTTGGGCGCTGGAATCGGGCTGGCCGCATCGAAATGGTTTCTGGATATCATGACGCTCCTGCTGCCATATCGTGTGCCACGCATCGAGCAGGCAGGCGTAAATCTCCCTGTACTTGTTTTTGCAGCTTCGCTCGCGTTTCTTGCCGCCTTAGCTTTCGGTCTTGTACCCACATTTCAGGGGGGAAGGTCCAGTTTGCAGGCGACGCTGCGCGAGACGAGCCTGGGACTGACAGATACGCGTCGGAGGAGGACCCTTCGCGGCGTGCTGGTTGTTGCCGAGATTTCGATAGCTCTCGTTTTGCTTATCGGCGCAGGACTCCTGATCGAGACGTTTTTGCGCTTGCGGCCTGCCAACCCTGGATTCAATCCGCGCGACAAATTGGTGTTGGATGTTCGACTTGGTTCGAACCGCTATCCGTCTGCGTCACAGAAGCTGGCGTTCGTCTCCTCGGCATTGGACCGCTTGCGCGCGCTGCCGGGAGTGCTCGGTGTGGGTGCAGCCTCGGATCTGCCGTTTTCAGGGTCCACCTGGCTCGCTGACATCACAATCGATGGGCAAAAGGTCGCGGGAACCAGCGTGGGCACATTGGTGTTTTGCAGGGTGATTACGCCTGGTTTCCTTCGCTTGTTGGAGATACCCCTGGCAGCCGGAAGGGAGTTCAATGAGAACGATGCCAGCCACGCGCCAGGCGTGGCTGTCGTGAACCAAGCGTTTGTACGGCGTTTCTTCCAAACCAATGAGCGCGCAGTTCTCGACCGTAGGATTACAGTGGATGTTGGCGACGGCCGAAACGTGGAATTCTCCCTGATCGGCGTAGCGCACGACGCGCGTATGTTCGGGAATTCGTCGGCTGCGCGCCCAGAATTATATCTCCCGCTCGCTCAGGCCGGCTCCGCGACGCTCAGTTTCGTTATTCACACCGATGCTCCAATGGAGAAGGCACCAATACTGAAACAAGCGCTGCGCGGAGACGACAGGCAACTCCTGATCATCACTGTACAGAGCATGGAGGAATTGCTCGACTCCTCAGTCTCCTACCCGCGGTTCAATGCAGCACTCCTGGGCACCTTGGCCGCTCTCGCTCTCTTGCTGGCTCTCATCGGCACCTATGGCGTCCTCAGCTACACAGCCGGATTGCGGGTCAGGGAAATAGGAATCCGGCTTGCCCTTGGAGCGCACCGGATGCAAGTCGTCTGGCTCGTTCTGCGGCAGGGCCTTGTTCTTGCCGGTATCGGGATCTTTCTCGGCGCCGTAGGTGCCTGGGGCTTGACCCGCTACCTAGCCAGTCTTCTGACCGAAGTAAAGCCCACGGATGGGACAACATTCGCCATTGCTATCGCGGCCTGGATGTTTGTGGCCGCGCTTGCCTGCCTAGTGCCGGCAGCCCGCGCCGCCCGTGTAGACCCTTTGCGCACGCTACGCTCGGAGTAA
- a CDS encoding DUF4055 domain-containing protein: protein MGVTTKHPQYSENEGKWQKCRDAFDGSEAVKARGETYLPKLGGQNSDDYDAYTDRALYYNATARTIQGWLGCVFRKDPQIAVPETIQQQLQDVTLTGIPIEALAKTALQEVLTVGRYGILVDMPTEDSSERRPYLIPFKAEQIVNWQTARRQGDVVLSMVVLRESEAEPQPEDPFEIKNVEQYRVLTLEGDTLNTYTVRVWRQIDKNDPDSWSPVAECVPKLKGQPLDFVPFCFIGPNTILPDVEKSPSEDLVDVNLSHYRSSADLEHGRHYTALPTVWVAGFPTEGTELRIGSQTAWITDRTDAKAGILEFTGQGLGALEKALSQKEAMMAALGARLLEDPKRAAEAAEAIRLRLGGEQVALTTIANTAGLALTIVLQWFADWAGVSGDVTVRLNTEFFEQTMDPAMLRELVTVWQGGAIAKATLYHNMERSGLTRPGVDFEQEQAEVQAGTVL from the coding sequence ATGGGCGTTACGACGAAGCATCCGCAGTATTCCGAGAACGAAGGCAAGTGGCAGAAATGCCGGGATGCTTTCGATGGCAGCGAGGCGGTCAAGGCGAGGGGCGAGACATACCTTCCGAAGCTGGGTGGCCAGAATAGCGACGATTACGATGCATACACGGACCGGGCGCTGTATTACAACGCGACCGCCCGGACGATTCAAGGCTGGCTGGGCTGTGTGTTTCGGAAGGACCCACAGATCGCTGTCCCGGAGACGATTCAGCAGCAACTCCAGGATGTAACTCTGACCGGCATTCCGATTGAGGCGCTCGCGAAGACGGCGCTTCAAGAAGTCCTTACGGTCGGGCGCTATGGCATTCTGGTTGACATGCCCACTGAGGATTCGTCAGAGCGGCGTCCGTATCTGATTCCATTCAAGGCGGAACAGATCGTCAATTGGCAGACTGCCCGCCGGCAGGGGGACGTAGTCCTGTCAATGGTCGTGCTGAGGGAATCAGAGGCAGAGCCTCAGCCAGAAGATCCATTCGAGATCAAAAACGTGGAGCAGTATCGGGTGCTTACGCTTGAAGGCGATACGCTCAATACGTACACGGTCAGGGTGTGGCGGCAGATCGACAAGAACGACCCAGATTCCTGGTCTCCAGTAGCGGAATGCGTACCCAAGCTGAAGGGTCAGCCGCTGGATTTTGTCCCATTTTGCTTCATTGGACCGAACACAATCCTGCCGGATGTAGAAAAGTCGCCGAGCGAAGACCTGGTCGACGTGAACCTGTCCCACTATCGTAGCTCGGCGGATCTGGAGCACGGACGGCATTACACGGCACTGCCAACGGTATGGGTGGCTGGGTTTCCAACCGAGGGAACGGAACTACGGATCGGCAGCCAGACAGCGTGGATTACCGACCGCACGGATGCAAAGGCCGGCATCCTCGAATTCACAGGTCAGGGTCTCGGGGCATTAGAGAAGGCTCTTTCGCAAAAAGAGGCGATGATGGCCGCGCTGGGCGCCCGGCTGTTGGAAGATCCGAAGCGCGCGGCGGAAGCCGCCGAGGCAATACGGCTCAGATTGGGTGGCGAGCAGGTTGCGCTGACGACAATTGCGAACACGGCCGGTCTGGCGCTTACGATCGTGCTTCAATGGTTTGCCGATTGGGCTGGCGTGTCGGGAGACGTGACTGTCCGGCTGAACACCGAGTTCTTTGAACAGACGATGGACCCGGCTATGTTGCGCGAGCTTGTTACTGTCTGGCAGGGCGGCGCGATTGCCAAAGCGACCCTGTACCACAACATGGAGCGCAGTGGGCTCACGAGGCCCGGTGTGGACTTTGAGCAGGAGCAAGCCGAAGTCCAGGCGGGAACCGTACTGTAG
- a CDS encoding terminase family protein: MSAGAIKEVTIWEPQPGPQAWLISCRIPDVFLGGGRGGGKTDSLLGDWLNHVIQHGSAANGILFRKRYKQFEEIIRRAKEIYLPLGVTWKTSPPTFTWPHEAQLKLRHLERDVDAEEYQGHSYTWAGFDEVTNWASPYAIDKIKATLRSAKGVKTMLRCTGNPGGPGHSWVKGRYVDPAPPMVPHVQKIRLLDGSTAIRKRVYIPALLEDNRKLLDADPEYWQRVVESVSGNEALLKAWRWGIWDIVAGGMLDDLWRPDVHLVQPFTVPKTWYVDRSFDWGSAKPFSVGWWAESDGTQAPNGKVYPRGTLFRISEYYGCSGNPNEGLKLTAPEIARRIRERESILLKTLVQGNTIRPGPADPSIFSKENGNCVAEDMAAVGIRWDNRTDNSRKPGWQELRKRLKACLDRPMESPGMFVFDTCRDFIRTVPVLPRDERDPDDINDESEDHIADETRYRAMHRKATIKVGKITGF; this comes from the coding sequence ATGAGCGCCGGCGCAATCAAAGAAGTGACGATTTGGGAGCCACAGCCGGGGCCTCAAGCCTGGCTCATTAGCTGCAGGATTCCCGATGTCTTCTTGGGCGGGGGACGCGGGGGCGGCAAGACAGACAGCCTGCTGGGCGATTGGCTCAATCACGTGATCCAACATGGGTCAGCCGCAAACGGCATCCTCTTCAGGAAAAGGTACAAGCAGTTTGAAGAAATCATCCGACGGGCGAAGGAGATATACCTGCCGCTCGGGGTGACGTGGAAGACATCGCCGCCGACTTTCACCTGGCCGCATGAGGCACAGTTGAAGCTCAGGCATCTCGAGCGCGACGTTGACGCCGAGGAATACCAGGGCCATTCGTACACGTGGGCCGGGTTCGATGAGGTCACGAACTGGGCGAGCCCATACGCGATCGACAAGATCAAGGCGACCCTTCGCAGTGCGAAGGGCGTCAAGACGATGCTCCGGTGTACGGGAAATCCGGGCGGACCTGGGCATTCCTGGGTGAAAGGACGGTACGTGGATCCGGCACCGCCGATGGTTCCGCACGTCCAGAAGATCAGACTGCTTGACGGCTCGACTGCCATCAGAAAGCGCGTCTATATCCCGGCACTGCTCGAAGACAACCGGAAGCTGCTGGATGCAGACCCGGAGTACTGGCAGCGAGTTGTGGAGTCGGTATCAGGAAACGAGGCACTGCTCAAAGCCTGGCGCTGGGGCATCTGGGACATCGTTGCCGGAGGAATGTTGGACGACCTCTGGCGGCCAGACGTTCATTTGGTCCAGCCTTTTACGGTTCCCAAGACGTGGTATGTTGACCGTTCGTTTGACTGGGGCAGCGCGAAACCGTTCAGTGTCGGCTGGTGGGCCGAGAGCGACGGCACACAAGCGCCGAACGGAAAGGTGTACCCTCGGGGAACGCTGTTTCGAATCTCCGAGTACTACGGCTGCTCTGGGAATCCAAACGAAGGTTTGAAGCTGACGGCGCCCGAGATTGCACGGCGCATTCGTGAAAGGGAAAGCATCCTTCTCAAAACCCTGGTGCAGGGCAATACGATCCGACCGGGGCCGGCTGACCCATCAATCTTCAGCAAGGAGAACGGCAACTGTGTAGCCGAGGACATGGCGGCAGTTGGCATCCGCTGGGACAATCGCACGGACAACAGCCGCAAACCGGGCTGGCAAGAACTCAGAAAGCGGCTCAAAGCGTGCCTGGATCGACCGATGGAATCGCCGGGCATGTTTGTATTCGATACTTGCCGAGATTTCATTCGCACCGTTCCGGTATTGCCCAGGGACGAGCGCGATCCTGACGACATCAACGACGAGTCTGAAGACCACATCGCAGATGAGACGCGCTATCGGGCGATGCACCGCAAGGCAACGATCAAGGTTGGCAAAATCACGGGATTCTGA
- a CDS encoding restriction endonuclease produces the protein MARAAPQAIQRRCRVTGASYAHGSFSHIVHLYLHAPVRWENRVFPFLFQSLPDLFRWFGGLLAEFSVHTAAALRAGPFLATLQEYEQKWLKFGVTLLNSGFPNEAGEVFLRWYQFVREAEVAQVAQPTRFLKGTVLWWIGRSRQALRRDDEARNWFLLAMIEDVRTDASTWQNLPARDSLVNGQQMAAVVVDGLGREAARMCAASSWSPAEPESIWLALLPHKRRFTRAPLLFLKGLAASMAARLGSPGQTAKQKGDALEALITYLFAAERGFEVLGPSKAPDAQNDILVRNGHDDAAIAAVGDYLLVECKNWGKKVRAPTVREMAGRLQAAAVKTGVLVSSKGISGSTPRTKRSGACLAISKEYLQDRTAILVLSQKEIHELVAGNESLASLLLLAFEDVRFDRV, from the coding sequence ATGGCAAGAGCCGCTCCGCAAGCGATTCAGCGCCGATGTCGCGTCACCGGCGCTTCTTACGCCCACGGCAGTTTCTCCCACATAGTGCACCTCTACCTTCATGCGCCCGTCCGATGGGAGAATCGAGTATTCCCTTTCCTGTTCCAGTCGTTGCCCGATCTGTTTCGATGGTTCGGTGGACTTCTCGCCGAGTTCTCTGTGCACACGGCTGCGGCACTCCGAGCCGGGCCGTTTCTTGCGACCCTCCAGGAGTACGAACAGAAGTGGCTCAAGTTCGGCGTGACTCTCCTGAACAGTGGATTCCCCAATGAGGCCGGAGAGGTCTTCCTGCGCTGGTACCAGTTCGTAAGGGAAGCTGAGGTCGCCCAAGTTGCTCAGCCAACTCGGTTTCTGAAAGGCACAGTTCTTTGGTGGATCGGGCGCTCGCGCCAAGCCCTACGCCGCGATGACGAGGCACGCAATTGGTTTCTCCTCGCGATGATCGAGGATGTGCGCACGGACGCATCAACTTGGCAGAATCTACCTGCAAGGGACTCGCTCGTAAACGGTCAGCAGATGGCTGCCGTCGTCGTCGACGGTCTTGGTCGTGAGGCAGCTCGAATGTGCGCGGCTAGTTCCTGGTCTCCAGCTGAGCCAGAGTCCATATGGCTCGCCCTGCTCCCTCACAAGAGGCGGTTCACGCGTGCCCCGCTCCTCTTCTTGAAGGGACTTGCCGCAAGTATGGCTGCCAGACTTGGGTCTCCCGGACAAACGGCCAAGCAGAAAGGGGATGCGCTCGAAGCCTTGATAACCTACCTGTTTGCCGCAGAGCGAGGTTTCGAGGTTCTTGGCCCGAGCAAAGCACCAGACGCCCAGAACGACATCCTCGTCAGAAACGGCCATGATGACGCGGCGATTGCGGCCGTCGGTGACTATCTACTTGTCGAGTGCAAGAACTGGGGCAAGAAGGTCCGCGCGCCGACCGTCCGTGAAATGGCTGGTCGCCTTCAAGCGGCTGCGGTGAAGACTGGCGTGCTAGTTTCGAGCAAAGGGATCTCAGGGTCCACACCGAGAACGAAGAGAAGCGGCGCATGCTTGGCGATCAGCAAGGAGTATCTTCAGGATCGCACCGCGATCCTAGTACTGAGCCAAAAGGAAATCCATGAACTGGTCGCGGGCAACGAGTCGCTAGCTTCATTGCTCTTGTTGGCGTTCGAAGACGTGAGGTTCGACCGTGTGTGA
- a CDS encoding restriction endonuclease — protein sequence MDEDDSTKMDWLPQDSATPSLVEHWRSRIATFPAQTGTSVVIEVPTGQLNLKGHPPAVSVYPEVLVQATVVVFGDRHKEGQVVAGLAVPWFEIISQLERDPEFLFKIPWRKLEEIIAGAYTRAGWPEVILTPRSGDRGRDVIATRPGVGSVRIIDQIKAYRQGYVVTADEVRSMLGVLSAEFNVSKGLITTTSRFAPGIDKDSGLNAFMPYRLELKNGDELRQWLLKLRSQEPVRM from the coding sequence ATGGATGAAGACGACAGCACAAAGATGGATTGGCTACCACAAGACTCTGCAACACCAAGTCTGGTGGAGCACTGGCGTAGTCGGATCGCGACATTTCCTGCTCAGACTGGAACATCCGTAGTCATCGAGGTTCCAACAGGTCAGCTCAACCTCAAAGGGCATCCCCCAGCCGTCAGCGTATACCCTGAAGTTCTCGTGCAGGCCACTGTTGTAGTTTTTGGCGATCGACACAAAGAAGGCCAAGTGGTTGCCGGTTTGGCCGTGCCCTGGTTCGAAATCATCAGCCAACTTGAGCGAGATCCTGAGTTCCTTTTCAAGATCCCCTGGCGGAAGCTTGAGGAGATTATTGCCGGCGCCTATACCCGCGCGGGATGGCCGGAAGTTATCCTGACGCCTCGGAGTGGAGACCGCGGCCGAGATGTGATTGCGACAAGACCTGGGGTGGGCTCAGTGCGAATCATCGACCAAATCAAGGCCTACAGACAGGGATACGTGGTTACTGCCGATGAGGTGCGCTCGATGCTTGGCGTTCTTTCGGCAGAATTCAACGTCTCAAAGGGTTTGATTACTACAACGAGCCGATTCGCGCCAGGAATTGACAAGGACAGCGGGCTCAATGCTTTTATGCCGTATCGGCTAGAACTCAAGAATGGAGATGAACTTCGTCAATGGTTGCTGAAATTGCGCAGCCAGGAGCCCGTTCGGATGTGA